The genomic DNA CTTCGCTTTCTGTGATAACTTGCTTTTCGGCGGAGTATGGCTCAGCATTGCGATACATCTCAATGTTATTTACATCAGCAACATCAAAGGGCATAGAAATAGTTTCTTTTTTTTCACAACCAGTGAATACCAAAACCATAGCCGCCACCAAAACAAGAACAATCTTTTTCACTGTATCACACCGCCTTTCTTACTTGTACTGACGAAAAAAATATACTTTTGTTTCCTATCTGCCACCAAAAACTTTTGAAAACCAGCTTTTTTTCTGCTCCACCGTCTGCCCCTGTTGATTTGGATCATCTTCACCATCAGTAAGCTGCTGCCGAATTGTTCCGGCATGAAGTGCCTGGGCGGCCTGGGCAGTCTGCTGTGCCACCACCAGCGCAGAGCTGACCTCTGCCAGCCTTGCATTCAATTCTTCAATCTGCTTGTCCTTTACAGAAAGCTGCCCTTGCAGCGTGTCAATGGTGGCCTGTAAAATTGCTACCACACCAGCCTCTTGCGACTGCTCCGGCACCGCTCCAATGGAGCGCTCCGTATGCGTATCCGTATGCGATCCATTGGGGCAGCCATCTCTCAAAAAGTCTTGTTTTATCAGGGTTTCAGCCTGCTCCGATAGATACAAGACCCCCTGTTCCGTATGCGCATACGGAGCGCAAACCGTATACAGCTTGCCTTTGTACCGCTTATAAACCGCCTGTTTTGATACGCCTATCTCGTCGGCTATCTGCCGGATTGTTTTCATACCTTCACGAACAGGCCAACGGACACACACCCTCAAATCCCGGCGTGGATATGTACCAGCAAGCGGGGCCTGTCGGCTCCCAGGCTACTTCAAGGGTAATCTCGTGCCAGCCATCGGGAAACAAGGCGGTAAATCCCTGCCCAGCATGTATGCCGTACCCTTCCAGAAGCAGCCGAGGGTGCGGATCATCGTCCGCCGGATCGGGGAGCCGCAGCTGCGCGATCCTCTCTTTATCCCAGCTCATAGACCTTTCCTCCTTCCCCTAAAATAAATCGCTATGCGATCCCGTCCGGGTGAGATATAAAATCAGCTCGTCCCCGTCCACTTCGTAGATCAGCAACCAATCCGGCGTAATGTGGCACTCACGACACCCCGCATAGTCCCCGGAAAGCTGGTGATCCCTGTTCTTTTCCGGCAACGGCTCCCCCGCAGCCAGCTTTTTAATAATATCGGTCAGCAAAGAAATATCAAAGCCGCGCTTTTTCACACGCTTCAAATCCTTCTGAAACTTTGTGGTTGGTCTTATGTTATACATCGGCAAGTAGCTCCTCCATCATCTGATCGACATTGGAATAGGTCTTGCCGAGGCTCGGATTAGCCTTCATTCTCTTTACTTCCTTGATTGCTTCGACGGTTTCCGCGTTCGGCACATCGCCGCTGATTTCAAAGGGTATTCTATACTCCCTCACAGCCTTACGCGCAAAAACATTGAACGCCGTTGTCATCGTCATTCCCATATCAGCACAGAACGCCTCAAACTGCCGCTTCAAATCTGCATCCATACGGATATTGATACTTGTATTCGCCATAATAGCAACTCCTTCCGCTTTTATTATAACCCGTTTTATCATATTCATTGTATAGCTTTTTGTTTACAATGTCAATACAATCTCCCTGTCCTCGACGCTCTAAAGTTCTATCCCAGTATGTACGCATTTAGGGGGCAAAAAAGCCTTGATTTATGCGGCTTTACGGGCGCAGTAGCGAGGGAGCCGGTATATTTACCCTCGGAGGGCTGAAAACGACTTCTAAAGCGTAACAAGGGCCTTTCTGGGCCTTATTCCTGACCCTCATTGTGCAGTGCGTCCAGGAGCCAATCGCTCAACTCCTGCGAAGGGGACACCCGCACCGTTATATGCCCATCTTCAAAGCGCACCGCTGGTGGTGGACAATCCCACCATTTGCGGATAGTTTTCGGATCAAGGCCAGTTTCTCGGTGGCAGTCGGCCTTACGGCCTTCCGGGTGCTGCTGCCGCCACTCATAAACCCGTACCTGAGCTGTTCCGCTGCCTTTAGGTCGACCCTCATTGACAATCTCTCCT from Oscillospiraceae bacterium includes the following:
- a CDS encoding addiction module toxin, RelE/StbE family, with the protein product MYNIRPTTKFQKDLKRVKKRGFDISLLTDIIKKLAAGEPLPEKNRDHQLSGDYAGCRECHITPDWLLIYEVDGDELILYLTRTGSHSDLF